DNA sequence from the Fibrobacter sp. UBA4297 genome:
ATTGCGGAATTCAACAACATAACACTTGACGAGCTGCTTGACATTTTCAAGGATGCAGGCCTCAGTTCCGTTCCGGGTGCAGGCGCCGAGATTCTCTCCGACCGCATGCGTCAAATCCTGAGCCCGAAAAAGCTCCCCGCGCAAAAATGGTGCGATACACTTGCAGCCTGCCACAAGAAAGGCCTCCCCGGCAGCGCAAACATCGTCATCGGCAGTGCCGAAACCGCCGAAGAAGTCATCGAACATCTCGAATACGTGCGAAAAACGCAGGACATCGCCCACGGTTTCAAGAGTTTTGTCGTGTGGACATTCCAGCCACAGACAGACAAATTCCCCATCCGCCACGTTCGCGGCGACGAATACCTCAAGTTGCTTGCGCTCAGCCGCCTATACCTCGACAACGTCCCGCACATTGAAGTTTCGCTGCTTGGCATGGGACTTTCGCTCGGTGAACTCGGGCTGCACGCTGGCGCCGATGACATCAACAGCATCGTCATCGAAGAGAACGTGCTTAAGAACCACGGGCTCACGACCATCGAACAAGCCGAAAATTTCATCAAAAACGCCGGCTTCACCCCTTACCGCCGAAGCTTAAACTTTGACTAAGGCGAATTTTAATTAGACCATTCTCACTCAAAATTATAGGCTTATTTGCCCATTTTTTGTTTAAATTAAAGGAGATGCCCCATCAACGTGGGGCATGACAAACTCACTTAAAGAAGGAGATTCTTATGAGCTGGGAATGTAAATACCTCAACGAAACGTTCTGCGAAAAACGCAAACAGGAATGCGACCCTGGGGCAAAAGGTTGCGTCCTTCAAGGCAAATTCAGCTTTCCACTAAAGGAAAAATCAAAAGCCGAAAAGAAAAGCAAATAAGGGAGATGCCCGCTCGTCCCCGTCAAGCGAGGACAGGTAGGCGGGCATGACAATACAAAAAAAGACCCTCTTTCGAGA
Encoded proteins:
- a CDS encoding radical SAM protein; translation: MNSLLNKAIAQERLTPAEGLEILKNAPWTEVVEVADTVRKAKLPGNRVGYTAFRIVNYTNVCEVTCSFCSFCRPAKHPEAYVLSLDEIRQKTLEAKAKGADQIFLQGGVNKEIPLSYYTDILKMLTQELGVKVRGFSPVELVRIAEFNNITLDELLDIFKDAGLSSVPGAGAEILSDRMRQILSPKKLPAQKWCDTLAACHKKGLPGSANIVIGSAETAEEVIEHLEYVRKTQDIAHGFKSFVVWTFQPQTDKFPIRHVRGDEYLKLLALSRLYLDNVPHIEVSLLGMGLSLGELGLHAGADDINSIVIEENVLKNHGLTTIEQAENFIKNAGFTPYRRSLNFD